From uncultured Fusobacterium sp., the proteins below share one genomic window:
- a CDS encoding ABC transporter ATP-binding protein, translating to MLKKFVSYYKPYKKLFFLDLFVATISALCDLFYPMITREIANNSIPNREIRAIGIFAGVLLVIYLIKMLCAYFMQYWGHLVGVGMQADMRRDIYKHLQNLPIRYFDNNQTGSIMSRIVNDLQDISELAHHGPEDLFISFFMIIGAFAMLIRINIQLTLIIFCLLPLILLYSMFQRKRLLAVFMKTREKTGDINARLQNSISGIRVSKAFVINENERERFEKDNQKFVEAKSKSYKIMAEYTAGVGFLTDLLDYVVLIFGGLFTYWGKIGIGDFLAYLLYIKIFTQPIKRLIAFVEQFQNGMSGFKRFMELIGEEEEGDKVDAIDMGKVEGEIDLQNVSFDHEDKSVLKNISLKISKGKMLALVGPSGGGKTTLCNLIPRFYNIKSGDIKIDGKSIYDVKLESLRKNIGIVQQDVFLFTGTIKENILVGNSEATDEEVMIAAKKANIHDLIMEMPEGYNTFVGERGVKLSGGQKQRIAIARIFLKNPPILILDEATSALDNITERLIQNSLEELCKGRTTIVVAHRLSTIQNADEIIVLTDNGIEERGTHQELLANKGFYHKLYNMSQL from the coding sequence GTGCTAAAAAAATTTGTAAGTTATTATAAACCATATAAAAAACTTTTCTTTCTAGATCTATTTGTAGCTACAATTTCAGCTCTTTGTGATCTATTTTATCCAATGATAACAAGAGAGATAGCTAATAACTCTATACCTAATAGAGAGATAAGAGCTATTGGAATATTTGCAGGAGTTCTTTTAGTAATTTATCTAATAAAAATGCTATGTGCTTATTTTATGCAGTATTGGGGACATTTAGTTGGAGTTGGAATGCAAGCAGATATGAGAAGAGATATCTATAAACATCTTCAAAATTTGCCAATAAGATATTTTGATAACAATCAAACTGGAAGTATAATGTCAAGAATAGTAAATGATCTTCAAGATATTTCAGAACTTGCTCATCATGGACCAGAAGATCTATTTATCTCATTTTTTATGATAATTGGAGCATTTGCAATGTTAATCAGAATAAATATTCAATTAACATTGATAATATTTTGTCTTTTACCTTTAATACTGCTTTATAGCATGTTTCAAAGAAAAAGATTATTAGCTGTTTTTATGAAGACTAGAGAGAAAACAGGGGATATCAATGCTAGATTACAAAATAGTATCTCTGGAATAAGAGTTTCTAAAGCTTTTGTTATTAATGAAAATGAGAGAGAAAGATTTGAAAAAGATAATCAAAAGTTTGTAGAAGCTAAGAGCAAATCTTATAAGATAATGGCTGAATATACAGCAGGAGTTGGATTTTTAACAGATCTATTAGATTATGTTGTCCTTATTTTTGGAGGATTATTTACTTATTGGGGAAAAATAGGGATTGGAGATTTTCTTGCCTATCTTCTTTATATAAAGATATTTACTCAACCTATAAAAAGATTGATAGCCTTTGTGGAACAATTCCAAAATGGTATGAGTGGATTTAAAAGATTTATGGAACTTATAGGAGAAGAGGAAGAGGGAGACAAAGTTGATGCAATAGATATGGGAAAAGTTGAAGGAGAGATAGATCTGCAAAATGTTTCTTTTGACCATGAAGATAAATCTGTTTTAAAAAATATCTCATTAAAAATATCTAAAGGTAAGATGCTTGCATTAGTAGGACCATCTGGTGGAGGTAAGACAACTCTTTGTAATCTAATACCAAGATTTTATAATATTAAATCTGGGGATATTAAGATAGATGGAAAAAGTATCTATGATGTTAAGTTAGAATCTCTTAGAAAAAATATTGGGATAGTTCAACAAGATGTTTTCCTATTTACTGGAACAATTAAAGAGAATATATTAGTAGGAAATAGTGAAGCCACAGATGAAGAGGTAATGATAGCAGCTAAAAAAGCTAATATTCATGATCTGATAATGGAGATGCCAGAGGGATATAATACATTTGTTGGTGAGAGAGGGGTAAAACTTTCAGGGGGACAAAAGCAGAGAATTGCAATAGCAAGAATTTTCTTGAAAAACCCACCAATACTTATATTAGATGAGGCTACATCTGCACTTGATAATATTACAGAGAGATTGATTCAAAACTCATTAGAGGAGCTATGTAAAGGAAGAACTACAATAGTTGTTGCTCATAGACTTTCTACTATTCAAAATGCTGATGAGATAATAGTTCTTACTGATAATGGAATAGAGGAGAGAGGAACACATCAAGAACTATTAGCAAATAAAGGATTCTATCATAAATTATATAATATGAGTCAATTATAA
- a CDS encoding GNAT family protein: protein MEKYSFILKDSRELVIRKATEEDAEKVLEYLNIIGEETDFLSFGVEGLNITLEEERNYFKNSTAKNFFLIAEIEEKIVGNCSISTNEKRVRLKHFGELGIVVLKECWNLGIGNKLIETALLLGKNGGLKKVNLETRSDNKKAIVLYKKLGFKEEGTIKRGILIDEKFYDLLVMGIEID, encoded by the coding sequence ATGGAAAAATATAGTTTTATTTTAAAAGATAGTAGAGAATTAGTTATAAGAAAAGCAACTGAAGAGGATGCAGAAAAAGTTTTAGAATATTTGAATATTATTGGAGAAGAAACAGATTTTCTTAGTTTTGGAGTTGAAGGGCTCAATATAACTTTAGAAGAGGAAAGAAATTACTTTAAAAATTCAACAGCAAAAAATTTTTTTCTTATAGCTGAAATAGAAGAAAAGATTGTAGGGAATTGTTCTATAAGTACAAATGAGAAAAGAGTTAGATTGAAACACTTTGGAGAATTAGGAATAGTAGTTTTAAAAGAGTGTTGGAACTTAGGAATAGGAAATAAACTCATAGAAACTGCACTACTTTTAGGAAAAAATGGTGGATTAAAAAAAGTAAATTTAGAAACTAGAAGTGACAATAAAAAAGCGATAGTTCTATATAAAAAATTAGGATTTAAAGAGGAGGGAACTATTAAAAGAGGCATATTAATTGATGAAAAATTTTATGATCTGTTAGTTATGGGGATTGAGATAGATTAG
- a CDS encoding DUF2207 domain-containing protein, giving the protein MKKFKISFKKILVVIFISCISISIYGGPSYNVDNLRIEAYINPDGSVDVNELVQYNAYEINGILYNIDYKGYGDLKNLRVFYEKDSEFVPAVNNSSQRRGTYSLKDRDDLREVKLYYPMRNTKKWFLFQYTLSQGVTVYNDIAQFNRKMVGRGWQTDIKNIQVKIILPKSVNKEDIKAFGHGPLTGNVDIISRREIFYTLKGYYSGEFVETNILFPKSLIPNIKPSLVKNEDGYEKIMKMENKLADKADRERKFAQMRGTIGNIVFFLWGGWIIFVVVLNYVKNRKKYKVENEYGEYFREAPDDFSPAVGGSIAYRHVSPNQLLATVMDLVRRDIFEMIEDRENNKTILRKNSYDESSLKNYEKFVVDWYIDEIGNGTEVSMEEIEENIRDRRNAIKFGRNYEKWESMVEKDLKKVGFEKEPVKKLPIALGMITAFLSVPLGPFLAVYFDNGKFIIFPFVAFAVLVFTISTRGKYTLEAEKLRAKWLAFKKFLVDYSNLEEAKLASIYIWEHYFVYAIALGVAEEVAKGYQKIFRDSGENISRLNRTPLMGMYNRNSGFRSIERTVSRATTRGVSELAKSRPSSRGSGGGFSGGSSGGGGSRGGGGAF; this is encoded by the coding sequence ATGAAAAAATTTAAAATTTCATTTAAGAAAATTTTAGTTGTTATATTTATAAGTTGTATATCTATATCAATTTATGGTGGACCTAGTTACAATGTAGATAATTTAAGAATAGAGGCATATATTAATCCAGATGGAAGTGTAGATGTAAATGAGCTTGTTCAATATAATGCTTATGAGATTAATGGGATTCTCTATAATATAGATTATAAAGGGTATGGAGATCTGAAAAATCTTAGGGTATTTTATGAGAAAGATAGTGAGTTTGTACCAGCTGTAAATAATAGTAGTCAAAGAAGAGGAACATACTCTTTAAAAGATAGAGATGATTTGAGAGAGGTAAAACTTTACTACCCTATGAGAAATACAAAAAAATGGTTTCTTTTTCAATATACACTTTCTCAAGGTGTAACAGTGTACAACGATATTGCTCAATTTAATAGAAAGATGGTAGGTAGAGGTTGGCAAACAGATATAAAAAATATTCAAGTGAAAATAATTCTTCCAAAAAGTGTAAACAAAGAGGATATAAAGGCATTTGGGCATGGACCTCTTACTGGAAATGTAGATATTATAAGTAGAAGAGAGATTTTTTATACTCTTAAAGGATATTATTCTGGGGAGTTTGTAGAAACTAATATTCTTTTTCCTAAAAGTTTAATTCCTAATATAAAACCATCTCTTGTAAAAAATGAAGATGGCTATGAAAAAATTATGAAAATGGAAAATAAATTGGCAGACAAGGCAGATAGAGAGAGAAAGTTTGCTCAAATGAGGGGAACTATTGGAAATATAGTTTTCTTTCTTTGGGGTGGTTGGATAATTTTTGTGGTTGTACTTAACTATGTAAAAAATAGAAAGAAATATAAGGTAGAAAATGAATATGGAGAGTATTTTAGAGAGGCTCCAGATGATTTTTCTCCAGCAGTAGGAGGATCTATTGCTTATAGACATGTATCACCTAACCAACTACTTGCTACAGTTATGGATTTAGTAAGAAGAGATATATTTGAAATGATAGAGGATAGAGAAAATAATAAAACTATTCTTAGAAAAAACTCTTATGATGAAAGCTCATTAAAAAATTATGAAAAGTTTGTAGTTGATTGGTATATTGATGAGATAGGAAATGGTACAGAGGTATCAATGGAGGAAATAGAGGAAAATATTAGGGACAGAAGAAATGCTATAAAATTTGGAAGAAACTATGAAAAATGGGAATCAATGGTAGAGAAAGATCTGAAAAAAGTTGGATTTGAAAAAGAGCCAGTTAAAAAGTTGCCAATAGCTTTAGGAATGATTACAGCTTTTTTAAGTGTACCTCTTGGACCTTTCTTAGCTGTTTATTTTGATAATGGAAAATTTATTATCTTTCCTTTTGTAGCTTTTGCTGTTTTAGTTTTTACAATATCAACAAGGGGAAAATATACTTTAGAGGCTGAAAAATTAAGAGCAAAATGGTTGGCATTTAAAAAATTCTTAGTTGATTACAGTAATTTAGAGGAGGCTAAACTTGCATCAATATATATTTGGGAACACTATTTTGTATATGCAATAGCTTTAGGAGTTGCAGAAGAGGTGGCAAAGGGTTACCAAAAAATATTTAGAGATAGTGGAGAGAATATATCAAGACTTAATAGAACTCCTCTTATGGGAATGTACAATAGAAACTCAGGATTTAGAAGTATAGAGAGAACAGTTTCTAGAGCTACTACAAGGGGAGTATCAGAACTTGCTAAGAGCAGACCATCTTCAAGAGGAAGTGGTGGAGGATTTAGTGGAGGCTCTTCAGGTGGTGGAGGAAGCCGTGGTGGAGGTGGAGCATTTTAA
- a CDS encoding toxin-antitoxin system YwqK family antitoxin, with protein sequence MKAKAILGVVLLVGIVVGTYIYQNRYLFFKYLPAIEKEEQLKNINGKLCDEDGKLFTGRTKSASEEYTDIYSYKDGELDGLNVVYYKNNIKEIGHWKAGKQNGLFQMYTEDGVLIDNANFKAGERDGLTEQFYNDTGKLRVSANYKNGVLEGEFKAYYPNGNLQGEVNYVNGEMNGDFKEYHENKKIRLSGSYKNSLQEGEWKFYLEDGTLESIINYKDGELHGIKEDYYKNGNVWTRQEFKNNDLDGVYEVYYENGNLQLKAKIKNGQTIEEQRFNHDETLYNEQDEKIVESNDEIIISEELEKGMKTLGKEVGNSLNSMVEATIITNLAYVDLMSFENVEILEENLIFNDNEKIPFKRSYKNGVHRVNVPFENNSYLWVELKENSEGKHRLFAENYEKFKEIKGDKKINLEEIIFPTIDDYYRENNVLQKFFDITISVKNHS encoded by the coding sequence ATGAAAGCTAAGGCAATACTAGGAGTAGTTTTATTAGTTGGAATAGTAGTTGGAACTTATATTTATCAAAATAGATACTTATTTTTTAAATATCTTCCTGCTATTGAAAAAGAGGAACAGTTAAAAAATATCAATGGAAAACTTTGCGATGAAGATGGAAAGCTTTTCACTGGAAGAACTAAAAGTGCAAGTGAAGAGTATACAGATATTTATTCTTATAAAGATGGAGAGCTTGATGGTTTAAATGTTGTTTATTATAAAAATAATATTAAAGAGATTGGACATTGGAAAGCTGGAAAACAAAATGGGCTTTTTCAAATGTACACAGAAGATGGGGTTCTTATAGATAATGCTAACTTTAAAGCTGGAGAAAGAGATGGACTTACAGAACAATTTTATAATGATACAGGAAAATTAAGAGTATCAGCAAATTATAAAAATGGAGTTCTTGAGGGAGAATTTAAAGCATACTATCCAAATGGAAATCTTCAAGGGGAAGTAAACTATGTAAATGGAGAGATGAATGGAGATTTTAAAGAATATCACGAAAATAAAAAAATAAGACTTTCAGGAAGTTATAAAAATAGTTTACAAGAGGGAGAATGGAAATTTTATTTAGAAGATGGCACTTTAGAATCAATAATAAACTATAAAGATGGAGAACTTCATGGGATAAAAGAAGATTATTATAAAAATGGAAATGTATGGACAAGACAAGAATTTAAAAATAATGACCTAGATGGAGTTTATGAAGTTTATTATGAGAATGGAAATCTACAACTGAAAGCCAAAATAAAAAATGGACAGACAATAGAGGAGCAAAGGTTTAACCATGATGAAACACTTTATAATGAACAAGATGAAAAGATAGTTGAAAGTAATGATGAAATTATAATATCAGAAGAACTTGAAAAGGGTATGAAAACATTAGGAAAAGAGGTTGGAAACTCTTTAAATTCTATGGTTGAAGCTACTATAATTACAAATCTTGCATATGTTGATTTAATGAGCTTTGAAAATGTAGAAATTCTTGAAGAAAATTTAATTTTTAATGATAATGAGAAAATTCCATTTAAAAGAAGTTATAAAAATGGTGTACATAGAGTTAATGTACCTTTTGAAAATAACAGTTACCTTTGGGTTGAGTTAAAAGAGAATAGCGAGGGAAAACATAGATTATTTGCAGAAAATTATGAGAAGTTTAAAGAGATAAAAGGAGATAAAAAAATAAATCTTGAAGAAATTATTTTCCCTACAATAGATGATTATTATAGGGAAAATAATGTGTTACAGAAATTTTTTGATATAACTATATCTGTAAAAAATCATTCTTAA